In Candidatus Polarisedimenticolia bacterium, the DNA window GGCGCGCCATCGTTTCGTTGATCAACGCCACGGAGCCGCTGTCGGCGCCGTCCTGTTCGTTGAAATCGCGGCCCCGCAGCAACGGGATGCCGAGCGTCCTGAAGTAATCGGTGCCGACGATCAGATAGCCGACGCTGTTCTCATCGCCGCGGCCGGCGACCGGCCGCCCTTCGATGGCGAGGTCGGTCCAGGAATTCGATCCGCCAAGCGGCAGTGTCGAGACGACGCTGGCCGACTGCACCCCGGGGATGGCGCGCACCTGCTCGAGTGCCTGGCGCCAGAAGGCGGAGCGCTGCGCCTGCTCCGGATAGCGCGACTCGGGCAGCGCGATCCGGGCGGAGAGGAGGTTCTGCGTGCGGAATCCGGGATCGACGGAGAACATCGACTGGACGGAGCGGATCATGAGTCCCGCCGCCGCCAGCAGTACCAGCGCCAGCGCCACCTCGGAGACGACCAGCGTCTTCAGGAGGCGGTGACGCGCGTGCCCGGAGGCGCCGCGGCCGCTCTCGCGCAGCGCTCCCATCAGGTCGGAGCGCTTGCGCTGCAGGGCCGGGGCCAGGCCGAAGAGCAATCCGCTGCCCAGCGACAGCGCGAGCATGAAGAGCAGGGCGGTCGCGTCGACCCGGACCTCGTTGATCCTGGGGACGGTGTCGGGGGCGATGGCCTTGAGGACTTCGACGCCCCAGACCGCCACCAGGGTTCCCGCGATGCCGCCGCACAGCGACAGCAGAACCGTCTCGGTCAGGACCTGCCGGATCAAGCGGCCGCGCCCCGCGCCGAGGGCGCGGCGGATCGAGAGCTCGCGCTCGCGCGAAGCGGCTCGCGCCAGCAGCAGGTTGGCGACGTTGGCGCAGCCGATCAGCAGGACGAAGAGGACCGAGAGCTGGATGGTCATCAGCGCCCGGCGCATGTCGCTGCCGAAGACTTCCTCGTAGGCGTCATTCAGAATCACGCACCAGCCGGTGTTGGTATCGGGGTACTGCTTCTCCAGGCGGCTCGCGATCATGCTGACCTCGGTCAGGGCCTGGCTCCGCGTGACGCCGGCGCGCAGGCGGCCCGCCGCCAGGTAGCCGTGGTTGTCGCGATCCTGGGTGGCCGGATCGACGTCGAGGGTGGTCCAGATCTCCGCCGGCGTGTAGAGGAAGGTGAAGCCGCGCGGCATCACCCCGATGATCGTGTGGGTCTTGCCGTTCAGATCGATCTTCCGCCCCACGACCGCCGGGTCGGATGCGAAGCGCCGCTCGAACAGGCCGTGGCTGATGATCGCCACCGGCTCGCGCCCGGGGCGATCCTCGCCGGGGAGGAAGCCGCGCCCGAGGGCAGGCTTCACGTCGAGCACGTCGAGGAGGTTGGCGGTGCCGGTCATCCCCTCGACCCGCTCCGGATCCCCCTTGCCGGTCAGGGCATAGCTGTCGCGCGTGTAGAGCGCCAGCTCCTGGAACGATTTCGCCTGCGCCCTCCAGTCGGCGAAATTGCCCGGGGAGACGGAGGTGTTGTCCCATCCTTTCGAGGGGTTGGTCTCCCAGATCTGCACGATGCGCTCGGGCGCGGGATACGGCAGGGGCTCCAGCAGCAGGACATGGATCATGCTGAAGACCGAGGTGTTGATGCCGATGCCCAGCGCCATCGTCAGGATCGCGATGGCGGTGAGGCCTGGCGCTTTCGC includes these proteins:
- a CDS encoding ABC transporter permease, with translation MGTLLQDVRYGFRMMAKAPGLTAIAILTMALGIGINTSVFSMIHVLLLEPLPYPAPERIVQIWETNPSKGWDNTSVSPGNFADWRAQAKSFQELALYTRDSYALTGKGDPERVEGMTGTANLLDVLDVKPALGRGFLPGEDRPGREPVAIISHGLFERRFASDPAVVGRKIDLNGKTHTIIGVMPRGFTFLYTPAEIWTTLDVDPATQDRDNHGYLAAGRLRAGVTRSQALTEVSMIASRLEKQYPDTNTGWCVILNDAYEEVFGSDMRRALMTIQLSVLFVLLIGCANVANLLLARAASRERELSIRRALGAGRGRLIRQVLTETVLLSLCGGIAGTLVAVWGVEVLKAIAPDTVPRINEVRVDATALLFMLALSLGSGLLFGLAPALQRKRSDLMGALRESGRGASGHARHRLLKTLVVSEVALALVLLAAAGLMIRSVQSMFSVDPGFRTQNLLSARIALPESRYPEQAQRSAFWRQALEQVRAIPGVQSASVVSTLPLGGSNSWTDLAIEGRPVAGRGDENSVGYLIVGTDYFRTLGIPLLRGRDFNEQDGADSGSVALINETMARRFWPNEDPIGRGLRSASAASDASWTRIIGVVADVRHQNLEDPPRAEMYRPESQKGPLELAVVMRTKSEPLRWVPTLRQKVWGVDRDLPVFD